In Firmicutes bacterium ASF500, a single genomic region encodes these proteins:
- the ttcA gene encoding tRNA-cytidine(32) 2-sulfurtransferase, which produces MNKILSLTRRCVEDYNMISPGDRVAVGVSGGKDSLMLLMALAKLREFYPIPFTVEAFTLDMGHADGIEPLDFSPIEGLCRELEVPYTILTSEIQHIIFDLRKEKNPCSMCAKMRRGALHAALGERGISKIALGHHYDDAVETFFMSLIFEGRLSCFQPVTWLDRTGITQIRPLLYCGESLIRNTARRLELPVVENRCPADGNTKRQEIKELVYELQGRYPGLKARAFGAMQRLPLPEWGPVEHRRRPLPEELEE; this is translated from the coding sequence ATGAACAAGATTCTCTCCCTCACACGCCGGTGTGTGGAGGACTACAATATGATAAGCCCCGGCGACCGGGTGGCGGTGGGGGTATCGGGAGGGAAGGACTCTCTGATGCTGCTGATGGCCCTGGCCAAGCTGCGGGAGTTTTACCCCATTCCCTTTACGGTGGAGGCCTTTACCCTGGACATGGGCCACGCAGACGGCATTGAGCCGCTGGACTTTTCCCCCATTGAGGGCTTGTGCCGGGAGCTGGAGGTGCCCTATACCATTTTGACCAGCGAGATTCAGCACATCATCTTTGACCTGCGGAAGGAGAAAAATCCCTGCTCCATGTGCGCCAAGATGCGCCGGGGGGCGCTGCACGCCGCTCTAGGGGAGCGGGGCATCTCGAAAATTGCTTTGGGCCACCACTACGACGACGCGGTGGAGACCTTTTTTATGTCCCTGATCTTCGAGGGCCGGCTGTCCTGTTTTCAGCCGGTCACCTGGCTGGACCGGACGGGCATCACCCAGATTCGCCCCCTGCTGTACTGCGGGGAGAGCCTGATTCGGAATACCGCCCGGCGGCTGGAACTGCCTGTGGTGGAAAACCGCTGTCCCGCCGACGGGAACACCAAGCGGCAGGAGATCAAGGAGCTTGTCTATGAGCTCCAGGGCCGGTATCCGGGGCTTAAAGCCCGGGCCTTTGGAGCGATGCAGCGGCTGCCCCTGCCTGAGTGGGGGCCGGTGGAGCACCGCCGCCGTCCGCTGCCGGAGGAACTGGAGGAGTGA
- the rplM gene encoding 50S ribosomal protein L13 — translation MSTFMAKKGSIERKWYVIDAAGKPMGKTAVIAADLLRGKRKPEFTPNADCGDFVIIINAEKAVLTGKKLDQKYYRTHSGWVGGLKETKYRTLMQTKPELAMQLAVKGMMPKNTLSRESLTRLHIYRAGEHNHAAQKPELWDAE, via the coding sequence ATGTCCACGTTCATGGCCAAAAAGGGCAGCATCGAGCGCAAGTGGTACGTCATCGACGCCGCCGGCAAGCCCATGGGCAAGACCGCTGTCATCGCCGCCGATCTGCTGCGGGGCAAGCGCAAGCCCGAGTTCACTCCCAACGCCGACTGCGGCGACTTTGTCATCATCATCAACGCCGAGAAGGCGGTGCTCACCGGCAAGAAGCTGGACCAGAAGTACTACCGCACCCACTCCGGCTGGGTGGGCGGCCTGAAGGAGACCAAGTACCGCACCCTGATGCAGACCAAGCCCGAGCTGGCGATGCAGCTGGCCGTCAAGGGCATGATGCCCAAGAACACCCTTTCCCGGGAGTCCCTGACCCGTCTGCACATCTACCGCGCCGGCGAGCACAACCACGCCGCCCAGAAGCCCGAGCTTTGGGACGCTGAGTAA
- the rpsI gene encoding 30S ribosomal protein S9: protein MYKSKKPYFYGTGRRKSSVARVHLFENGTGAITINGRDIDDYFGLETLKLIVRQPLVTTNQVGKVDIVATVTGGGVTGQAGAIRHGIARALLLASEENRPALKAAGFLTRDPRMKERKKYGLKAARRAPQFSKR from the coding sequence ATGTATAAGAGCAAAAAGCCCTATTTTTATGGCACTGGCCGGCGGAAGTCCTCCGTGGCCCGCGTCCATCTGTTTGAGAACGGCACCGGCGCTATCACCATCAACGGCCGTGACATTGACGACTATTTCGGCCTGGAGACCCTGAAGCTGATCGTCCGTCAGCCCCTGGTCACCACCAACCAGGTGGGCAAGGTTGACATCGTGGCTACCGTCACCGGCGGCGGCGTCACCGGCCAGGCCGGTGCCATCCGCCACGGCATCGCCCGCGCCCTGCTGCTGGCCAGCGAGGAGAACCGTCCCGCCCTCAAGGCCGCCGGTTTCCTGACCCGCGACCCTCGTATGAAGGAGCGCAAGAAGTACGGCCTCAAGGCTGCCCGCCGCGCCCCCCAGTTCTCCAAGCGCTGA